From the genome of Variovorax sp. RA8, one region includes:
- a CDS encoding 2Fe-2S iron-sulfur cluster binding domain-containing protein, with amino-acid sequence MKSVCVEIDGGPSFRQSLGDRVMRAALRAGVAFPYECNSGSCGCCRFELLSGTVEVAWLEAPAWTDRDRRKGRYLGCQTCATSDAVIRVMPDEKVLAGQRPQKFNAILSAKRWVTHDMCMLVFHSDGPAEFLPGQYAIVRAPGVPARCYSMSNLPNDSGDWEFIVRRVPGGKSSEAIVDSELGAPFELDGPYGMAFFREAEREDLVCVAGGSGLAPMLSIARAADAAGRSVEFFYGGRRPEDMACIREIEALAGFGTRLRVHAAISSPHPAEDSHWTGERCLLPELLKLRLGAEFPRYRFYAAGAPVLMSALEEMLVTGHALPPERLHFDRFQ; translated from the coding sequence ATGAAATCCGTTTGCGTCGAAATCGATGGCGGGCCGAGCTTCAGGCAGTCATTGGGGGACCGCGTGATGCGGGCCGCCCTGCGTGCCGGGGTTGCCTTTCCGTACGAATGCAACTCGGGAAGCTGCGGTTGCTGTCGGTTCGAGCTGCTGAGCGGCACCGTGGAGGTCGCCTGGCTGGAGGCGCCCGCATGGACGGACCGAGACCGCCGCAAGGGTCGGTACCTCGGTTGCCAGACGTGTGCGACCTCGGACGCCGTGATCCGTGTGATGCCAGACGAGAAAGTGCTTGCCGGGCAGAGGCCGCAGAAGTTCAACGCGATCCTGAGTGCCAAGCGCTGGGTGACGCACGACATGTGCATGCTTGTCTTCCATTCGGACGGGCCGGCGGAGTTTCTTCCCGGGCAATACGCAATCGTGCGCGCACCGGGCGTTCCCGCCCGCTGCTATTCCATGTCCAACCTGCCGAACGATTCAGGCGACTGGGAGTTCATCGTGCGACGCGTACCGGGCGGGAAGTCCAGCGAAGCAATCGTGGATTCGGAACTCGGTGCCCCATTCGAGCTCGACGGGCCCTATGGCATGGCGTTCTTCAGGGAAGCTGAGAGGGAAGATCTTGTCTGCGTCGCTGGGGGATCGGGGCTCGCCCCGATGCTATCGATCGCACGCGCCGCAGATGCGGCCGGCCGCTCGGTGGAGTTCTTCTACGGTGGCCGCCGTCCGGAGGACATGGCATGCATTCGCGAAATCGAGGCGCTTGCTGGGTTTGGCACCCGTCTTCGCGTACATGCGGCCATTTCGTCGCCTCACCCGGCCGAAGACTCGCACTGGACCGGCGAACGTTGTCTCCTGCCAGAACTCCTGAAGCTCCGGCTCGGAGCCGAGTTTCCTCGATACCGCTTCTACGCAGCAGGTGCGCCGGTGCTGATGTCCGCGCTGGAAGAGATGCTGGTGACGGGGCATGCATTGCCGCCGGAGCGGCTGCACTTTGACCGCTTTCAATGA
- a CDS encoding IclR family transcriptional regulator, with translation MRRSTSTESGGAAQSTSDTGTVARIALLLRLAAEQRDVFSLKDIATSAGLPVPTVYRLLDLMAREGLIAQEGGRRGYRIGTELYRIGSLVKANTSLSKVIHAILVETVAEIDETCHFAQFLPAQLAIMFDASVESSHPLGFRWHMHKPLSLVWGASGRTVLAHLPEEKMDEALAAESKWSPSREPPKREELKLALSTIRELGYGFTRGQRVPEAVSVMAPVFDQNNSIYGALGFVIPEPRFDMTRLEPLAAAAKKSAQQLSSALGAPRSSPASPNPR, from the coding sequence ATGCGACGAAGCACATCAACGGAGTCGGGAGGCGCGGCCCAGTCCACGAGCGACACGGGGACGGTTGCGCGCATCGCGTTGCTGCTTAGGCTCGCAGCGGAACAACGAGACGTTTTTTCTCTGAAGGACATTGCGACTTCGGCAGGGTTGCCCGTTCCCACCGTTTATCGCCTGCTCGACCTGATGGCCCGCGAAGGCTTGATCGCCCAGGAAGGAGGGCGTCGGGGCTATCGCATCGGCACCGAGTTGTACCGCATCGGCTCCCTCGTAAAGGCGAATACGTCGCTCTCGAAGGTGATCCACGCGATCCTTGTCGAGACCGTGGCGGAAATCGACGAGACTTGCCATTTCGCCCAATTCCTGCCGGCGCAACTCGCGATCATGTTCGACGCAAGCGTCGAGTCTTCGCACCCTTTGGGCTTTCGCTGGCATATGCACAAGCCACTTTCGCTGGTCTGGGGCGCGAGCGGTCGAACGGTGCTCGCTCATTTGCCCGAGGAAAAGATGGATGAAGCCCTGGCCGCCGAGTCCAAGTGGTCTCCTTCCAGAGAACCACCCAAGCGCGAGGAATTGAAGCTAGCCCTCAGCACGATTCGCGAACTGGGTTATGGGTTTACGAGGGGACAACGCGTTCCCGAGGCGGTAAGTGTGATGGCTCCCGTATTCGACCAGAACAACTCGATCTACGGTGCGCTGGGGTTTGTCATTCCCGAGCCGCGCTTCGACATGACCAGACTTGAGCCATTGGCTGCCGCAGCCAAGAAATCTGCCCAGCAGTTGTCGTCTGCACTGGGTGCGCCTCGTTCTTCTCCGGCAAGCCCGAATCCGCGGTGA
- a CDS encoding OB-fold domain-containing protein, with amino-acid sequence MALDVEPLRLSAAGTLYSFTTIRHGKAETYGGYVDFPEKVRVFGHLTGFTPEAPPRCDMVVSVVPGKAPTAEATAAEIDYLFVAEGGQ; translated from the coding sequence ATGGCGCTGGACGTCGAGCCGCTGCGCCTCTCCGCAGCCGGCACCTTGTACAGTTTTACGACCATTCGGCACGGCAAGGCGGAGACATACGGTGGCTACGTGGACTTCCCCGAGAAGGTCCGCGTGTTCGGTCACTTGACCGGCTTCACGCCGGAAGCGCCGCCCAGGTGCGACATGGTCGTCTCCGTCGTCCCCGGCAAAGCGCCGACGGCGGAGGCGACAGCGGCCGAGATCGACTACCTCTTCGTCGCGGAGGGTGGCCAATGA
- a CDS encoding aldehyde dehydrogenase, with protein sequence MNLGKSGEIRAMKMFIDGQWVDASDRGTLDSSNPYTGNVWARVPNATQADVEAAVLAARRAFDEGEWRETTAQYRARLMRRLADLIARNAEDLARIESTDNGKLYREMLAQWRYMPEWFHYYAGLAISEQGRVLPSDKPNFIAMTRKEPMGVVAAITPWNSPAFLMNWKLAPALAAGCTFVVKPSEHTPVSSLAFAELVEEAGFPRGVFNVLSGGPEVGKLLSSDPRIDKVAFTGSDGVGKMIAQAAAKNLTRVGLELGGKSPQVVFDDCDLALTANGIISGIFAATGQSCMAGSRLIVQKGVKQALIDRILDRVKTIKLGDPMLADTEMGPAATKPQFDKVLSMVTTAREEGARVVCGARAAEIGGYFIEPTILDNVTPAMRIFQDEVFGPVLAVVEFETEEEAVKLANDTRYGLAAGVWTQNVQRAHRVSGRIRAGSVWINSYRTLAPYAPFGGYGQSGIGRENGPEGLSEYQETKTVWIETSGKPRDPFTIGL encoded by the coding sequence ATGAATCTTGGAAAATCTGGCGAAATTCGGGCGATGAAGATGTTCATCGATGGTCAGTGGGTCGACGCGTCGGACCGCGGCACTCTGGATAGCTCCAACCCGTACACGGGCAACGTGTGGGCAAGGGTTCCCAATGCGACGCAGGCGGATGTCGAGGCCGCAGTGCTAGCGGCACGCCGTGCGTTCGACGAAGGCGAGTGGCGCGAGACGACCGCGCAATACAGGGCGCGTCTCATGCGGCGGTTGGCCGACCTCATTGCGAGGAATGCCGAGGATCTCGCCCGCATCGAGTCGACCGACAATGGAAAGCTCTACCGCGAGATGCTGGCCCAATGGCGCTACATGCCCGAATGGTTTCACTACTACGCGGGCCTTGCCATTTCCGAGCAGGGCCGCGTCCTGCCGAGCGACAAGCCCAACTTCATTGCGATGACGCGGAAGGAACCCATGGGTGTGGTGGCGGCGATCACGCCGTGGAATTCGCCTGCCTTTCTCATGAACTGGAAACTTGCCCCGGCCCTCGCAGCCGGGTGCACCTTTGTCGTCAAGCCATCGGAGCACACGCCGGTATCGAGCTTGGCCTTCGCCGAGCTCGTCGAGGAGGCTGGCTTTCCCAGAGGCGTGTTCAACGTGCTCTCCGGCGGGCCTGAAGTCGGCAAGCTGCTGTCCTCTGATCCCCGCATCGACAAGGTCGCGTTCACCGGGTCGGACGGCGTCGGCAAGATGATTGCGCAGGCCGCCGCGAAGAATCTCACCCGGGTCGGCCTCGAGCTGGGAGGCAAGTCGCCTCAGGTCGTGTTCGATGACTGTGACCTGGCCCTCACCGCGAACGGCATCATTTCCGGCATCTTCGCGGCCACCGGCCAGTCTTGCATGGCGGGCTCGCGTTTGATTGTGCAAAAGGGTGTCAAACAGGCGTTGATCGACCGGATCCTCGATCGAGTCAAGACAATCAAGCTTGGCGACCCTATGCTGGCGGACACCGAAATGGGCCCGGCCGCCACCAAGCCTCAGTTCGACAAGGTACTGTCGATGGTGACGACGGCTCGTGAAGAGGGCGCACGCGTGGTCTGCGGTGCGCGGGCCGCGGAGATCGGCGGGTATTTCATCGAACCGACAATCCTCGACAACGTCACGCCTGCCATGAGAATTTTCCAGGACGAAGTATTCGGCCCCGTGCTGGCGGTCGTCGAGTTCGAGACCGAGGAAGAAGCAGTGAAGCTGGCGAACGATACGCGCTACGGACTCGCGGCGGGCGTCTGGACGCAGAACGTGCAAAGAGCGCACCGCGTTTCCGGCCGCATCCGCGCGGGTTCGGTGTGGATCAATTCGTACCGCACGCTGGCCCCTTATGCTCCTTTCGGCGGCTATGGGCAGAGCGGCATCGGCCGCGAGAACGGCCCGGAGGGACTCTCCGAGTACCAGGAAACGAAGACGGTGTGGATCGAGACGAGCGGCAAGCCGCGTGATCCGTTCACGATCGGCCTTTGA
- a CDS encoding non-heme iron oxygenase ferredoxin subunit yields the protein MFEIACAASDLQDGQARWCSVRGEEIAVYRVEGEYFATDDRCSHGSTSLSDGELDGYEIECPLHHGSFDIRTGAPVALPCIKSIRVFPIRIENGNVLVSLDS from the coding sequence ATGTTCGAGATCGCATGCGCCGCGTCCGATTTGCAGGATGGCCAGGCGCGCTGGTGTTCGGTCCGCGGCGAAGAAATCGCCGTGTACCGCGTCGAAGGCGAATACTTCGCCACCGACGACCGCTGCTCGCACGGCAGCACATCGCTGTCCGACGGTGAACTGGACGGCTACGAAATCGAATGCCCGCTGCATCATGGCAGCTTTGACATCCGCACCGGGGCGCCCGTCGCGCTGCCGTGCATCAAATCCATCCGGGTGTTCCCGATAAGGATCGAGAACGGAAACGTCTTGGTCTCACTTGATTCATGA
- a CDS encoding aromatic-ring-hydroxylating dioxygenase subunit beta, with protein sequence MTTLNEAAIQVLQNEGMFLDDHRWDDWLALFTTDCEFWAPTWRTEDELTNDPQSQLSHIYYASRAGLEDRIVRIRSGKSPASSPMRRTAHILGSVTSIGVATESKLQLRATWVTQVFDPRHKEQFTFFGTSEYSLRNEGAWKISRKKIVVKNDFFPAVVDVYCF encoded by the coding sequence GTGACGACTCTCAACGAAGCAGCTATCCAAGTGCTGCAGAACGAAGGCATGTTCCTGGATGATCATCGCTGGGACGACTGGCTCGCGCTGTTCACCACGGACTGTGAGTTCTGGGCGCCGACTTGGCGCACCGAGGACGAGCTGACGAACGATCCGCAGTCGCAGCTGTCTCACATCTACTACGCGTCACGGGCCGGCCTCGAAGACCGAATAGTGCGGATTCGCTCCGGCAAATCGCCCGCCTCGTCGCCGATGCGTCGCACCGCACACATCCTTGGCTCCGTGACGTCAATCGGCGTCGCCACGGAGTCGAAGCTGCAGCTGCGCGCAACTTGGGTCACGCAGGTGTTCGATCCGAGGCATAAGGAGCAATTCACTTTCTTCGGCACCAGCGAATATTCCCTGCGCAACGAAGGCGCCTGGAAGATCAGCAGGAAGAAGATCGTCGTGAAGAATGACTTCTTCCCTGCCGTCGTCGACGTCTATTGCTTCTGA
- a CDS encoding class II aldolase/adducin family protein encodes MNASLKTTRQRVSEAEWNVRVQLAAAYRLLAHFGVNDLTYNHLSARVPDAPNQYLVKPTTFMFDEVTASTLQKFDFDGQPFQDSAPSRGGAFVIHAGILSARPDVNVIFHTHTTANTAVSAQEEGLMMLSQHAMAFYKRVAYHRFGGFEFNLEQREPLLRDLGHCRYAILRNHGALVCGHSVPQTFVDHHFLEMACRAQVAALAGGRPVTTIEPEVCEYAAVQYEGIDPAKSGSKDWAACIRLLDRVSPGYDE; translated from the coding sequence ATGAACGCAAGTCTTAAAACGACACGCCAGCGTGTCTCCGAGGCCGAGTGGAACGTCCGAGTGCAACTCGCGGCCGCCTACCGGCTGCTCGCGCATTTCGGGGTCAACGACCTCACGTACAACCACCTGTCCGCGCGCGTGCCAGACGCGCCGAACCAGTATCTGGTCAAGCCAACGACATTCATGTTCGACGAGGTCACGGCCTCGACGCTGCAGAAGTTCGACTTCGACGGGCAGCCATTCCAGGACAGTGCGCCTAGCCGCGGCGGCGCCTTCGTGATACACGCGGGTATCCTGTCGGCGCGGCCGGATGTGAACGTGATCTTCCACACGCACACGACCGCGAATACGGCGGTGTCCGCGCAGGAGGAAGGGCTGATGATGCTGAGCCAGCACGCGATGGCGTTCTACAAACGGGTCGCGTATCACAGATTCGGCGGCTTCGAATTCAACCTGGAGCAACGCGAACCGCTCCTGCGGGACCTGGGCCATTGCAGGTACGCAATCCTGCGCAACCACGGCGCGCTCGTGTGCGGGCACAGCGTTCCTCAGACGTTCGTGGACCATCACTTCCTCGAGATGGCATGTCGCGCACAGGTCGCCGCATTGGCGGGAGGTAGGCCCGTCACGACGATCGAGCCCGAGGTCTGCGAGTATGCGGCTGTCCAATACGAGGGCATCGACCCCGCGAAGTCAGGCAGCAAGGACTGGGCCGCATGTATCCGGCTGTTGGACCGCGTTTCTCCGGGCTACGACGAGTGA
- a CDS encoding Bug family tripartite tricarboxylate transporter substrate binding protein, with protein sequence MAQQFQPTKSVRIIVPYTPGGVPDLMARQIAKELGAMWKQSVIVENRAGASGAIGIEMLSKSPGDGHSFLIADDGALISAPLLKAKLSYDPVTDIVPLGSVGASPYVIVGPPDSPSIQQLFTRAKSNPGSVDYATNGIGGPHHQIWERWQEQLGLKLNQIAYSGTLPALQDVAAGRVALMACTPSSALALLQGGRIKPLAAVSKTRFPFMPNVPATAELGYPTMEAVAWYCFMAPGTMPDSLKEKVGADLRAVLTSKDYITSVEERHNVSLVLTGKEASERMARERAQAKALFKRIGIEPA encoded by the coding sequence TTGGCGCAGCAATTCCAACCCACCAAGAGCGTGCGAATCATCGTGCCCTACACGCCTGGTGGCGTGCCCGACCTGATGGCCAGGCAGATCGCCAAGGAGCTGGGGGCCATGTGGAAGCAGTCGGTCATCGTGGAGAACCGGGCGGGAGCCTCGGGTGCCATAGGCATCGAGATGCTCTCCAAATCGCCGGGTGATGGGCACTCGTTTCTGATTGCCGATGATGGCGCACTGATCTCCGCGCCCTTGCTGAAGGCCAAGTTGTCTTACGACCCGGTGACGGACATCGTGCCCCTGGGTTCCGTCGGCGCCTCTCCCTACGTCATCGTCGGCCCACCTGACTCGCCTTCCATTCAGCAGCTCTTCACACGTGCGAAGTCCAATCCGGGTTCGGTGGACTACGCGACGAACGGGATCGGCGGCCCACACCATCAGATCTGGGAGCGTTGGCAGGAGCAGCTGGGTCTAAAGCTGAACCAGATCGCATACAGCGGCACCTTGCCGGCATTGCAGGACGTGGCAGCGGGCCGCGTCGCGCTCATGGCCTGTACGCCGTCCAGTGCGTTGGCGCTGCTACAAGGTGGGCGCATCAAGCCGCTTGCGGCGGTGTCGAAGACGCGTTTTCCATTCATGCCGAACGTGCCTGCGACGGCCGAACTTGGGTACCCGACGATGGAAGCGGTTGCCTGGTACTGCTTCATGGCCCCAGGGACGATGCCCGACAGCTTGAAGGAGAAGGTAGGCGCGGACCTTCGGGCTGTGCTCACCTCGAAGGACTACATCACCTCGGTGGAGGAGAGGCACAACGTGTCTCTTGTCCTCACAGGCAAGGAGGCCAGTGAGCGGATGGCCCGCGAGCGTGCGCAGGCAAAAGCGCTCTTCAAGCGCATCGGCATCGAGCCGGCCTGA
- a CDS encoding thiamine pyrophosphate-binding protein, which translates to MNHEAIEVPEGSRPPLAFASDVAAEMLKRLGIEYIALNPGASYRGLHDSLVNYLGNRNPQMLLCLNEDHAVSIAHGYAKATDKMMACALHSNVGLMHGLMGIFNAWCDRVPMLVLGATGPVAVEKRRPWIDWIHTTKDQGALLRHFTKWDDEPRSADSIVEGMIRAGQTSMTLPHGPTYMCLDAGLQEEKLAMPVRIPELSRFAAPPPPAASQAQVERVAALLLESRQPVLLFGRGNRTQDAWGKRVQLAELLGARVLTSVRERAIFPTDHPLNASAPIQWMSPHVKSVVASADVLVSLEWPELNGTLQQISRDTAACKSQVVHVSLENYMQNGWSMDHFSVPPVDVPILADGDTFVSQLLAYLQEKIRPGQRWNGSSFNQHKPAEYSVGAQKELQPRDVEVALAKVRGSQKITLAHVTIGWAGDVYHFQDPLDFLGHDGGGGLAAGPGLTVGAALALRDSGRIVIGVLGDGDFIQGATALWTAAHYRIPALFLVSNNRSNFNDEIHQEAVAKARGREPKNRWIGQRIDDPAVDLCALARAQGVEAGEPVASSQALEEELRRALAIVAAGRPYFIDAHVATGYANPPLSRGEE; encoded by the coding sequence GTGAACCACGAAGCAATCGAAGTCCCGGAAGGGAGTCGGCCGCCACTCGCGTTTGCGAGCGATGTGGCCGCTGAAATGCTCAAGAGGCTGGGCATCGAGTACATCGCCCTGAACCCGGGAGCAAGTTACCGGGGGCTGCATGACAGCCTCGTGAACTATTTGGGCAACCGCAATCCGCAGATGCTGTTGTGCCTCAATGAAGATCACGCAGTCTCGATCGCGCATGGTTACGCTAAGGCGACGGACAAGATGATGGCCTGTGCCCTGCACAGTAACGTCGGACTGATGCACGGGCTCATGGGCATTTTCAATGCTTGGTGCGACCGCGTGCCCATGCTGGTGCTCGGTGCCACGGGGCCCGTCGCAGTGGAGAAACGTCGGCCCTGGATCGACTGGATCCACACGACGAAGGACCAGGGCGCGCTGCTGCGGCACTTCACGAAATGGGACGATGAGCCCCGCTCGGCGGATTCCATCGTGGAAGGGATGATCCGCGCCGGGCAGACGAGCATGACGCTGCCGCACGGCCCCACGTACATGTGCCTGGATGCAGGCCTTCAGGAAGAGAAGCTCGCGATGCCCGTGCGTATCCCCGAGCTCTCGCGATTTGCGGCGCCGCCTCCGCCCGCTGCAAGCCAGGCGCAAGTCGAGCGCGTTGCCGCGCTGTTGCTCGAAAGCCGCCAGCCCGTGCTGTTGTTCGGTCGAGGCAATCGCACGCAGGATGCCTGGGGCAAGCGCGTGCAGTTGGCCGAACTGCTCGGCGCGCGCGTACTCACATCCGTCCGCGAACGCGCGATCTTCCCGACTGACCATCCGCTCAATGCATCTGCGCCGATCCAGTGGATGTCGCCGCATGTGAAGTCCGTGGTGGCAAGCGCCGACGTGCTCGTGAGCCTCGAGTGGCCAGAGCTGAACGGGACGCTTCAGCAGATTTCGCGCGACACCGCGGCGTGCAAGTCGCAGGTCGTTCATGTATCGCTCGAGAACTACATGCAGAACGGCTGGAGCATGGACCACTTCAGCGTGCCACCGGTCGACGTGCCGATCCTGGCCGATGGGGACACGTTCGTGTCGCAGTTGCTCGCATACCTCCAGGAGAAAATCCGCCCTGGTCAACGTTGGAACGGCAGCAGCTTCAACCAGCACAAGCCCGCCGAATACAGCGTAGGTGCGCAGAAGGAGTTGCAGCCGCGCGACGTCGAAGTGGCGCTCGCCAAGGTGCGTGGCAGCCAGAAGATCACGCTGGCCCATGTCACCATCGGCTGGGCCGGCGACGTGTATCACTTTCAGGACCCGCTCGATTTCCTCGGGCATGACGGCGGCGGCGGCCTGGCGGCTGGACCGGGGCTCACCGTGGGTGCGGCGCTGGCCTTGCGCGATAGCGGGCGCATCGTTATCGGCGTGCTGGGCGACGGCGATTTCATCCAAGGCGCGACGGCCTTGTGGACCGCGGCCCACTATCGTATTCCTGCGCTCTTCCTGGTATCGAACAACCGTTCGAACTTCAACGACGAGATCCACCAGGAAGCCGTAGCGAAGGCGCGTGGACGCGAGCCGAAGAACCGGTGGATCGGACAGCGCATCGACGACCCCGCAGTGGACCTGTGCGCACTCGCGCGTGCCCAGGGTGTCGAAGCCGGCGAACCGGTCGCGAGTTCGCAAGCGCTTGAAGAAGAGCTGCGTCGGGCACTGGCAATTGTCGCGGCAGGACGACCCTACTTCATCGACGCACACGTCGCCACAGGCTATGCCAACCCGCCGCTGTCACGCGGCGAAGAGTAA
- a CDS encoding aromatic ring-hydroxylating oxygenase subunit alpha, which translates to MNPLKPVEAYVDDRPEDGVFQVHSDIFADPAIFELEQKEIFGKTWCFLALESQLPKPNDYITTYIGTSPILVMRDGKGRIGAFLNICRHKGAVLCRKESGNTKFVVCNYHGWAYGTNGKSIDIKDAQGGCYPPRFESEDHNLIPVARMESYKGLIFGCLSPDVGPLSEYLGELRTFLDFAMEQSPQGMEFVPGRITYTFNANWKLQMDNGTDFYHLTSTHPSFMEVVQRRENENAGNVEAKMFDWSKRLTQTGGMFGFENGHTMVWLNQPQPERRPVYSRLEEVRGRLGETPAQWMLKLRNITVFPNMQIADATSLLLRTFRPLAHNRTEMRVFCMAPIGEEPEVRAFRLRQFEDFFNVSGFATPDDTTVYEDCQVGFASGRGGWMQGYQRGMGATIVGPSESAKALGANPKYSVEGPWAIQNETCFHPTYRQWVKLMRPALGSGQSKEEQV; encoded by the coding sequence ATGAATCCATTGAAGCCCGTCGAGGCATACGTCGACGACCGTCCAGAAGACGGCGTGTTCCAGGTCCACTCGGACATCTTTGCGGACCCCGCGATCTTCGAGCTGGAGCAGAAGGAGATCTTCGGGAAGACATGGTGTTTTCTCGCGCTCGAGAGCCAGCTCCCCAAGCCCAACGACTACATCACGACCTATATCGGAACGAGCCCAATCCTGGTCATGCGGGACGGAAAGGGCCGCATTGGCGCCTTTCTGAACATCTGCAGGCACAAGGGTGCGGTGTTGTGCCGCAAGGAGAGCGGCAACACGAAGTTCGTCGTTTGCAACTACCACGGCTGGGCCTACGGAACCAACGGCAAGTCGATCGATATCAAGGACGCCCAGGGAGGCTGCTATCCCCCGCGCTTCGAGAGCGAAGACCACAACCTGATCCCGGTCGCGCGGATGGAATCCTACAAGGGGCTGATCTTCGGATGCCTGTCGCCCGACGTGGGTCCCCTGTCGGAGTACCTGGGGGAGTTGCGAACGTTCCTGGACTTCGCGATGGAACAGAGCCCGCAGGGAATGGAATTCGTACCCGGCCGAATCACGTACACGTTCAATGCGAACTGGAAGCTCCAGATGGACAACGGGACGGACTTCTACCACCTCACGTCCACACATCCGAGCTTCATGGAAGTCGTCCAGCGCCGGGAGAACGAGAACGCGGGCAATGTCGAAGCGAAGATGTTCGACTGGTCGAAGCGGCTGACGCAGACCGGCGGGATGTTCGGCTTCGAGAACGGCCACACGATGGTCTGGTTGAACCAGCCGCAGCCGGAGCGGCGGCCCGTGTACTCGCGCCTGGAGGAAGTGCGCGGCCGTCTTGGCGAGACTCCGGCGCAGTGGATGCTGAAACTGCGCAACATCACCGTGTTCCCCAACATGCAGATCGCTGATGCGACATCGCTTCTGCTGCGCACATTTCGCCCGCTCGCGCACAACAGGACGGAGATGCGCGTGTTTTGCATGGCGCCCATCGGCGAAGAGCCGGAAGTGCGTGCGTTCCGCCTGCGGCAGTTCGAAGATTTCTTCAACGTCAGCGGCTTCGCTACGCCCGACGACACCACTGTGTACGAGGACTGCCAGGTCGGCTTCGCCTCAGGCCGGGGCGGCTGGATGCAGGGCTATCAGCGCGGCATGGGCGCGACGATCGTCGGCCCGAGCGAATCCGCGAAGGCGCTAGGAGCCAATCCCAAGTACAGCGTGGAGGGCCCCTGGGCCATCCAAAACGAGACGTGCTTCCACCCGACCTACCGCCAGTGGGTCAAGTTGATGCGACCGGCTTTGGGCAGCGGCCAATCGAAGGAGGAACAGGTGTGA
- a CDS encoding IclR family transcriptional regulator: MSTIPPGLSHVTGWTRRVSAPALLNMAAHMEHSSSAVLRGVHVLLCLAEAGRPLSVKQVANALQLPTSTAHRILVLLTSAQYVTQDADDSRYRIGPGFLRPASTLLLLGPFYEAIERVQRELVERSGESAFYGAYLSETRRLRFIASLQSHHAIHYVTRTDLDYSLLRGASGWAVASVLPETTVRAVYLRECTEDQDQTRLPDWANLLRSLASVRRQGYAVSESQRAEGAHAIAAPVFAAKSNVVIGCVGVSMPAARWRPELTAKHIDLVRLAAADLSVAAVSSFSGTDVAIWK, encoded by the coding sequence ATGAGCACAATCCCACCCGGCCTGTCCCACGTGACGGGATGGACCCGGCGCGTCTCGGCGCCCGCTCTCCTGAACATGGCCGCCCACATGGAACATTCTTCGAGCGCCGTTCTGCGCGGTGTGCACGTCCTGCTTTGCTTGGCTGAAGCGGGCCGCCCGCTCTCGGTAAAGCAGGTGGCGAACGCGCTGCAGCTGCCGACCAGCACGGCGCATCGCATCCTGGTGCTATTGACGAGCGCGCAGTACGTGACCCAAGATGCGGACGACAGTCGCTATCGAATAGGGCCGGGTTTTCTGCGGCCTGCCAGCACCCTGTTGTTGCTTGGCCCCTTTTACGAAGCTATCGAGCGCGTTCAGCGCGAGCTTGTCGAGCGCAGCGGTGAGTCTGCTTTCTATGGCGCGTACTTATCCGAGACCCGACGTCTGCGTTTCATCGCGTCACTGCAATCGCATCACGCAATCCACTACGTAACTCGTACAGACCTCGACTATTCGCTGCTGCGGGGCGCTTCAGGTTGGGCGGTGGCTTCTGTCCTCCCCGAAACGACCGTGCGGGCCGTTTACCTGCGCGAATGCACCGAAGATCAAGATCAAACGCGCCTGCCGGACTGGGCCAACTTGCTCCGTTCCCTGGCGTCAGTTCGCCGACAAGGCTATGCGGTGAGCGAAAGCCAGCGCGCCGAGGGCGCGCACGCGATCGCCGCCCCAGTCTTCGCCGCCAAATCGAATGTCGTCATCGGCTGCGTCGGCGTGTCGATGCCCGCTGCCCGCTGGCGACCTGAACTTACCGCGAAGCATATCGATTTGGTGCGACTCGCGGCCGCCGACCTGTCAGTTGCGGCGGTGTCCTCATTCTCCGGCACCGATGTGGCGATCTGGAAATGA